The Colius striatus isolate bColStr4 chromosome 24, bColStr4.1.hap1, whole genome shotgun sequence genome includes a window with the following:
- the CLIC4 gene encoding chloride intracellular channel protein 4: MALSVPVNGLKEGDKEPVIELFVKAGSDGESIGNCPFSQRLFMILWLKGVVFSVTTVDLKRKPADLQNLAPGTHPPFITFNGEVRTDVNKIEEFLEDVLAPPKYLKLSPKHPESNTAGMDIFAKFSAFIKNSRPEANEALERGLLKTLQKLDEYLNSPLPDEIDENSMEDITVSTRKFLDGNEMTLADCNLLPKLHIVKVVAKKYRNFEIPKEMAGIWRYLTNAYSRDEFTNTCPGDKEIEIAYSDVAKRLTK; this comes from the exons GCTGGCAGTGATGGTGAAAGCATAGGCAACTGCCCTTTTTCTCAGAGGCTGTTCATGATTCTTTGGCTGAAGGGAGTGGTGTTCAGCGTCACAACAGTTGACCTGAAGAG AAAACCAGCAGACCTTCAAAATTTGGCTCCAGGCACTCATCCCCCCTTCATAACTTTCAATGGTGAAGTGAGAACAGATGTGAATAAAATCGAAGAGTTCCTGGAAGATGTTTTGGCTCCACCCAA gTACCTAAAACTTTCACCAAAGCATCCCGAATCAAACACTGCTGGAATGGATATATTTGCCAAATTTTCTGCGTTTATCAAAAATTCCAGACCAGAAGCTAATGAAG CCTTAGAACGTGGCCTCTTGAAAACCCTCCAGAAGCTGGATGAGTACCtgaactctcctcttcctgaTGAGATAGATGAGAACAGCATGGAGGATATCACAGTTTCTACCCGCAAGTTTTTGGATGGCAACGAGATGACATTAGCAGACTGCAACCTGCTACCCAAGCTACACATTGTCAAG GTGGTGGCCAAAAAGTACCGCAACTTTGAGATTCCGAAGGAAATGGCGGGAATTTGGAGGTACCTGACGAATGCTTACAGCAGGGATGAGTTCACCAATACCTGTCCTGGAGACAAAGAAATTGAAATAGCTTACAGTGATGTAGCCAAGAGACTCACTAAGTAA